Genomic segment of Brachyhypopomus gauderio isolate BG-103 chromosome 10, BGAUD_0.2, whole genome shotgun sequence:
CCGCGGTCTCGTTTCCCTCCTGCTCAAGCGACCCCTTGCTGGGGGTCCGTGCCGGCGGGATCGCCCACCTCTCCAGCTCCCTTGTCATGTAAAGTGAGAGCAAGCCAAGCTGCATTTAGCCCAGATTTGCTTAATTGCGTTTGATCATCAGTGTTGCGGAGGACCGGGGGGGTAAAGTGCCTGGGAGGAGGAGTGGGTCTGACCGTACGGCGAGTTGGACCGCTGCAGGCCGACGGACATCGGCGTCTGGTTAAGCAGTGCTTATTGAGCCTCTCCTAGGACCCCATGAGTCCCCAGGATCAACAATGGCTGCATTAATGGGTAAAGCGCAATGAGAATGTCAGCACAGCAGGGGGCGACCACCAAACAGAGGCTGGCGCAGGCTGGTTTGTATTTCTCAGCACTTAGAACGAGGTTTCATCTGTTTATGTGCATGTTTGACAGGCCGCTTGTTGGCTTGTTGTCTCTTAGCTGTAATATGAGTGCATGAAAACAATTTTTGAACTTTAAGATATTAAGATGGAGAGCAGTTTGAGCAGTGATTAAAATATTAACTGATTATAATTACATCATAAAATTCTGAAGAAATGTCATCGCTGATTGTTTTTTGTGAAAAGCGCAATGATGAGATGTATAGTCACATATAAAACCCCATGATGTCATTGTACGATTCACATTCCCTgagtgctcccccccccccaccaccaccaccccctcactATAAGCGTCAGTGAGGCAGCAAAGGAAAAGTTCTCTGACTGCACAGAACTCTTAAGCAACTGTCCATCAGGCCTGGTTATCTGCTAATGATGTGTCCATTTTCACACTTCAGAATCAGTCACAGAAAATAGGCACAGCGAGAGGCAACACGTGGTGAGAGATAGCTTCCCCCTGATATAATTTGTTGCTGTAAATGACAAAACAGAGGAGGGAATAATACAAGAAGTCAAGTTTGGTGAGAGAGAAAATGGAAAAATTTAGGGCTGTGAGGCACCTTAATGGATATCCTTGCAGCTGGAGCCGAATGGGCCGCAGTAATGCTTCCTTAATGTGCACCAGCCGTATTTCTCAGAGTGTATCAGGAGAAATGTGCCCTGTCATTTCAGGCAGCAATCACTTAATGGGCCTGCTAAATCTCAACAAAATGGACATGCACTGAGCTATTTCTGGCTTTGGGAGACAGAATGAAGGTTTGGCGTGTGTAAGAGCGGCGGGCGGGCGGGTGGGGGAATCAAAACGAGAGGTaaaagcaacaacaaaaaaaaaaggtaaaagtgtaGAGAGTAAAAAGCAATTCCTTTcatctgtggtgtgtgtaatgTTTGTGTTTTGCTAAAGTGTAGAGACAGTGACAGGAATTTCAATTATCTAATTACGCCGAAATGAAAAGACTTAAGTGTTGTGATTTCTGCAGTCTTTCATAGATCAATCTAATGTGTGCTCACATTGGAAATCAACCAAAATGGAAGAGGCAAAGTGAGGCAGCGCCTCCTCAAATCACGCAATTAAAATGACAAATGAGTTTCTTGATATATTCATCTAAGTGGTTAAGTGGAAGGGTTTTATTCCACATCCACAGTGCTGTCTGGCAGCGGCGAGACGGCGAACCGTCCGCATGCTCTTTTGATTAAGGCCGCCGCTTAAATGCTGGGGAAAATGCTGAAAGCACTTGCTGTACAAATTAGCCAACCGAAGGCAGCGAAATGAAATTCTAAAGAGTTGATTTAAGCATTTacggaggagggaggggtgcgGCTGGCAACTTAAAGGACTCAAAGGCGTTTCTGGAGCTGCATGCATTATGTTTTAGAGGTCAGGGCCTGGAAGCAGACTTGTATTGTGCTCCATAATGAGAAAGGCAGTGAGAGGGCACACAGCGAAATCAGACCAATCAGAGCCATATCCAGGGTGACCTCTCAGCAAGCCAGCACACATCGTATCTAAGGATAGTGAAGAACATTTGCAAACGATGACTTGCCCTGATGTCACTGAACAATCATTTCTGTCTTTAAAATAAAGAGGGGAATAGCTGTACATTCTGACGATTTGTAAGATCTCGTTAAATATGGAGCGACCAGGTGATATTCACATTTCGATGCATTTAGACCACTGATCTATAACACAATATCATTATTCTCCTGTTTACTATTCATTGATGTTTTAGTTAGTTATTGTTATCCGTTATTAATATCGCCAAATTGTATTGAATACCTACAGACCATTGAGATCAGACCAGTGAGATCAGACCAGTGAGATCAGTGGAGCCACACTGGAGACTTTTTGTTCTTGTTGTTGAAATTGCTGAAGGTATATTGTGTGAGCTGAACGTATATTGTGTGAGATGAACGTATATTGTGTAAACTGAACGTATATTGTGTGAGCTGAATGTATATGTACAACTAAGGGTCGTGCATAAAAGCCAAAAGAGAGAAAATCACAGGGTTAATTGCACTtatgcattaaaaaaaatatcctTACTGACAttattaaataaagaaaattaaGTCACTTCTTTTCACTGTCCAGACAGATTGTAATAGATAGCTGTAAAATGAAGAAACAGAATTTTTGCCTAAACCCACCCGATGTGATCTTTCAGCTATGTGTATTCagatctctttttttttccattaaCGTGCTTTAATACACATAATACACAAACAGATTCATCTTTGAACAGCCAGCTGTATTGGGGGAAGAATTGTGCCTCTCTCTACCCCAGACATATCGCCCACTTTGATAGTTCGGGATGATATCAAATGCCCCTCTTCCAGCACAGTTGAAATGGAACAAAATAGGCGGTGGTCTATAAAAATGAAGTTACACGCAAGTACGCCACTCACATCCCCGGAGAAAAAAAGCCTTTCCTGTTGCATTTTGTAGTCGTCAATTGGTCTGAGCAACTTGCTGTAATGCAGGTAATGGAGCCAGAGATGAGCTTTCATCTTCGAGCCCTGTGAGCAGAAGAGAggatagacccccccccccccctcccctgcagGGGAAAACAGCCTCCAACGCACAATAAGAGCTCAGGAAAGAGGACAGACCCCCTCCTGGGTAGGAAAGCAAACCTGGCCTCCCTTTAAGAGGCTCACCGTAGCGCTGGCTAAATTAGCATCCAGAATGTAATATCAGGCGTTTTAGAGTATTGCACGTTAGCTTCTACGGTGTTTGTTAAGCAGTGGCTGGTTTTGACCTGCTTGGTTTTTTAACTTTGGGGGTTGGAATGTAGCCAGTGCTCTTATGTTAAAAAGGAAGGTAAACCACATGTGTTTAATACATTGACTTTGTGAGCTCTGCTGATGAGCAGaagacaacaaaaaaaaaagatatctaaatatatatatggTTTATCAGTTTTAATtggttttaatatttatttggattttatttatttttaatcttGTTTGGATGCTCTCGACTACAGGGAGGTTAGAAAGTAGAAAACATGCAGTCATCAGGATCAAGTTAGCCTGCACGTGGCCCACAGTTCTGTGTTTTCAGCAGATTCCTTGCTCACAACACCAGCCCCGGCTGATAGGCTGTGTCCGACTGTGCTTTTGTCTCTGTGTTCtgtttgttctgtcttctgcgtTTCTCTTTCACTTAACACTGGGTAACTGGGTCCAGAGTAACTGGACGGCTGCTGGTACTGATATTACAGGGCCTTGGTGTCTTTAGCCAAAAAAGCCCTACAGAGTTATAAAGTTCCAGATTTGAAGGTAAGTGTCACCATTGTCTTGTAATATTGTATGCCCTCATTTTTGGTTAAATTAGGGCATTTTGGTGTAGTTAAAGGCCAAATCAAACTAACCCTTGTGATGGACCTATCCATATCTGGCTGAGCTTTCTAGAGAAACCAAAGCATTAATATAGTACTGTGAAGGGGAGTTCAGTATTCTGTTTTTAATACATTACCTCTCCATAACTTGGACATGCCTGTTCTTAATCTAATTATCATTTTACACATTGTAGAATAATAACAAAGATACAAAATAATATACAAAAATACTTCAGTATATCACATGTTGAATAATGCAGAAAAATCATCACATATATAAAAGCATCACACAGATCAAAGCTGCCTCATTTGTTACATTCTTCCCTTTGCCTTGATGACACCTTAGCATCCTTGAGACATTCTCTCAACATTATGAAGCGTCTCCAGCCGTGCGTGTCCTAAGATGTCTGCGGAAGTTCCCACACTGAGCAGTTGGTGGCTGGGCATGAAGACTAAATGAAAACTACTTGATTGAtttaacaaaaatatttttagatTAATATTTTCTGCTTTTAAGTCATACATAAGCACTTTAACTTTTTCAACAGTTGAAACAAGATTTTCATAATTTGATTTAGAAATAAATATGAGCTTAACCTTTTAGAGCAAAATATCTTTAATATTATGAAAACACATCTTCAGTCCAGTGTACCCAGACTGGTATTGGGTTTGACTGTTTAACtggtattgtttgtttgttcctgTCTTCTACACAACATAATTCATAGTTTGGCCAATATAAAAATGAAATAGAGTGAGACAAAAATATATTTCCATACATATTTAACTAGATTCTTAATTTACAATGTCAATTTTTATGTCAGGCAGATTGATTTGACAAatcatatactgtaatacaatTGGTTTTGTTTGGCACAACGATTTGTTCATTTGAATCCATTTTATAAAAGGTTTCTAAAAAGAGGTGTATTAATAACACAGCTTGCACTTTAGCAAAAGAACACAAATAACATAAACAACTCAAACATTTGAATGCATAACATAAATAAGCAGTACTTCAGCAATTAAATTTTCAATGTGTCAGGTCAACACTGTGATGCCCTCTACTGGTAATTAGGCACAAGGTTCTGATTTTCTAGCATTTCCCTTTGCTGTGACATAAATATGGACAGATGGGTGGGGTGTGCTCAGTATGCACATTAGAAATGGGGCTACTTAGGTGTAAAGGTGTAAGGACTCTCATTATAGGATGGATGAATGTTATAATGATGGTAACTACATGGGCAAGAAGTTTAAAAGCTGCTATCATAAATGAGCAGTGTTACAAAACATCAAAACAACACTCATGAAAAGACTGAAGACAAAACAATACAATAATAACAGTAATTTTAATACCATCGTTATTTCATTTTTGCAATAAAGATCCTGGATACTGATGGCAGTGTGTTAAATGTTTATCAAAGGTGAGTTGACTGATTTTCTAcaatagtgagagagagaaacagagggagagagagagagggagagagagagaggagggagagggggtgacagagggagagagactgggagggagggagagagagagagagaaagagagggagagagaaagagaaagagagagtggcaGTGTGGTAGCTTCATGATTGTGACCTCTCAGTTCACTCAGTGGAAATAATGTGTTCATTACAATGCAATTACAGGCACTTAGTCCCCTCATAGTGAAGAGCTGGACTGCTGAGAGCAGACAGCACAGGCTCTTGATACTAACAcaaccctggtgtgtgtgtgtgtgtgtgtgtgtgtgtgtgtgtgtgtgtgtgtgtgtgtgcgtgtgtgtgtgtgtgtgtgcgtgcgtgtgtgtgtgcgtgcgtgtgtgtgggtgtgtgtgtgtgtgtgtgtgtgtgtgtatagtctgTTGCAGGCGCAGGATGTACAGTTTTATGGGAGCAGGCCTATTTTGTGCAGGAGTGGGGAATATACTCCTGATTGTTTCCACAGCAACAGATTATTGGATGCAGTACCGTCACTCTGACAACTACATACACCAGGGCCTGTGGCGATACTGCACACCTGGGAAATGCTTCCTTCACACGGACAGCATCGGTGAGGTTACCGGCCCGCCAACACCGTAGCCTTCCACAAGtctgtctcacactcaccaTTTTAGCACATGTGCTCGGCAAACTGTACATAAAACCTTGCATTAAATACTATATATagtaaaagaaaaggaaaatgtATAACAATACAATGATCTGTGTCCCGTTTCCCAAAACCATTACCATGTTGACATCATCTTAAACAAGAGTGCGTTAATGATACGCAAACCACAAACCTGTCTTTCTTTTAGTTTTCTTTGGTGAAAGGTGCTTACTGAAATACTCATGTATTTCTGAAAGATGACAGTGTCGATACTTGAATTCACATACAGCTGTCAGTGTTACAGGATATGCCCCCTGAGAACAGATTTCATTCTTAATTGACTCATTACAGTGCTAAGTACTAAAACGGGGCTAAGTTATTACCTTATTCAGTTGCTTTCTCTCAAACACTGTTTAAGTGAAAATCTGACTGCATACCATATTCACTAACTCTGTCTTCAGAATACAAAATATGTCATAATGTTTCGCAACCTAATTATGTTACATTGTAGCCTCATTGTAGCTACTTTGATGGGTGCTGACCTTTGTTGACCTCTGTGTTCTCAGCCTACTGGGACGCCACGCGGGCATTCATGACATTATCTCTGCTTTCGTGCTTCTTTGGCATCGTCGTCGGTATCATGGCCTTCATACGTCACGCCTCCTTCGATAGGGTTGATAAAACCTTTTCTGCAGGCGCAGTATTTCTCATCTCATGTAAGCATTCCTCTTGGCTTAATTTGGACATCTCTCTGGAGCAATTGCACATGCACTGGCAATGATAGCTAAATAAATTAAGGGCGTTCGTTTTTAAAATCACCATAGAATACTTTAAGAAAGTTCCCTATAGGCTACACTACATTATAACATTTTTAAGGTTTTTCATTAGGCAAGCATTCTATCGCCGTGATTAGCAATAACCTGTACATGAATAATAATGGGAATAATTAATGAACAATATTGACCAGCCAATATTAATAAACAGCTTCACATTCAGCTTAAGATATTTATAATGTATGTGGTAAATAAATTAAAAGTAATACCACAGAAGAACCATTTGGATTTTCGATTTGTCCTTTTTATTACCAGTTTTGTTTGTGTTCCTGGCAATGACCGTGTACACGGGGGTAACGGTGCATTATTACGGTAAACGCTATGGCAGCTGGCGCTTCTCCTGGTCCTACACCAACGGCTGGGTGGCGAGTGGACTCACTTTCTTTTCAGGTACGTACGTAACTAGTTTATCCAGAACTTTATTCGgatcacacaaacaaaacacacactctctctctctctctctctctcacacacacacacacacacacacacacacacacatatatatatatatatatatatatatatatatataaaatttttaGGTGTTCTCTATATGTGTTCCTATCGGATGCACGAATGCCCCCGAAGCCCGGCTCCACACTAGAAGATGAAATGATGAAATGATGAACGATAATACCGGTGTGGTTCCGAGTTCCATTAGCGATCCGCCCTGTCTCCACACCCAGCGCGCATTCCTGCATAGATTTGGGAAATGACTATTGTAACTACAATAAAGAATGCTGAGAATCCTGAGCTATATTGACAGTCATCTTTACTTATGAGCCAGTATACCAGTATACATGTTTTCTGCACTATGTTAACCAATGTCCGAAGTGCGCCTGGAGTTAGCCAGAAAGTTAAACACAGATCACCAGCACATGATATAACATTAACAACCTTCTCTAGACAAATGTATAGATAACCATCAATAATGTTGAGATCAGTGGCGTAACCACTGACGGCATAGCTACACTAAACCATAAGCATGTTTAATCTTTCGAGGCATATATCTTAATTCTAGAAAGTGTAttagcaaaaaaacaaaacaaaaacaaaatgcaagTTATTCCAGAATGGTAGTGCATGAATATTACTGTATTAATGCACTGTATGTCACAGAGAACAGTGAGCTTGGCCTTTTTCACAGTATTTCTCGATAAAAAACGACGTGTGATGAAGTAGCTATATTGGTCTTCTAAGCATAAGATGTACAGGCTAGTAGGCTAATACTGCAATCCTCTTAGAGAAACGCGCCACTTAGGTCAGACGCGGTGGCGCGCAAGCTCCGAATTTCACTTGATTAAATGGCTGTTAAAAGCCGCTTAACCTCCCCTCTGTGAAGATTCTATCGACTATCCGAGTAAAGACGATTTCATCGCCGTTAATTCATTTCCTTTCTCATTTTGCCGTAAATGCAACTAGTTACCCCCGATTCGCAAATAAGCAGGCTTGAGTGTAGGTGTTGCAGTCTGTGAGAAGTTTCCATCTCGATGACAGATCCAAAAGATGATTAACGTACATGGTCCGGTTACACACAGTGATCCACGGTCTCGTGCATTCATGAGCGGGTGTGAAATTAATTGTATCTAAATGTAGTATATGTATGTTTTGTCAGAAGAGTAGATTATGTTTAAACAGTTTCAGCTAAAATAATGGACATTTTGGATGTTCACTGGTCTTCCGTAGTATGATTTTGAAGTTACAAAGGCTTTTCCCTTTCTCATCTATTAGCTGTTAA
This window contains:
- the lim2.1 gene encoding lens intrinsic membrane protein 2.1, translating into MYSFMGAGLFCAGVGNILLIVSTATDYWMQYRHSDNYIHQGLWRYCTPGKCFLHTDSIAYWDATRAFMTLSLLSCFFGIVVGIMAFIRHASFDRVDKTFSAGAVFLISFLFVFLAMTVYTGVTVHYYGKRYGSWRFSWSYTNGWVASGLTFFSGVLYMCSYRMHECPRSPAPH